A part of Lagopus muta isolate bLagMut1 chromosome 26, bLagMut1 primary, whole genome shotgun sequence genomic DNA contains:
- the POLR2E gene encoding DNA-directed RNA polymerases I, II, and III subunit RPABC1, translating into MDDEEETYRLWKIRKTIMQLCHDRGYLVTQDELDQTLEEFKAQFGDKPSEGRPRRTDLTVLVAHNDDPTDQMFVFFPEEPKVGIKTIKMYCQRMQEENITRALIVVQQGMTPSAKQSLVDMAPKYILEQFLQQELLINITEHELVPEHVVMTKEEVTELLARYKLRENQLPRIQAGDPVARYFGIKRGQVVKIIRPSETAGRYITYRLVQ; encoded by the exons ATGGACGACGAGGAGGAGACGTACCGGCTGTGGAAGATCCGCAAGACCATCATGCAg ctgtGCCACGACCGCGGTTATCTGGTGACGCAGGACGAGCTGGATCAGACGCTGGAGGAATTCAAGGCGCAGTTCGGGGACAAACCCAGCGAGGGCCGCCCGCGCCGCACCGACCTGACCGTGCTGGTGGCTCACAACGACGATCCGACCGACCAGATGTTCGTTTTCTTTCCCG AGGAGCCCAAAGTCGGCATCAAAACCATCAAGATGTACTGCCAGCGCATGCAGGAGGAGAACATCACGCGTGCGCTGATCGTGGTGCAGCAGGGAATGACCCCCTCGGCCAAGCAG TCCCTGGTCGATATGGCTCCCAAATACATTCTGGAGCAgtttctgcagcaggagctcctgATCAACATCACTGAACATGAG CTGGTCCCAGAGCACGTTGTCATGACAAAAGAAGAAGTAACCGAGCTGCTGGCCAGATA TAAGCTGAGGGAGAACCAACTCCCCAGGATCCAGGCTGGGGACCCCGTGGCCCGATACTTTGGGATAAAGAGAGGCCAG GTGGTGAAGATCATCAGACCGAGTGAGACTGCGGGCCGCTACATCACCTACAGGCTGGTGCAGTGA
- the GPX4 gene encoding phospholipid hydroperoxide glutathione peroxidase isoform X1: MSWGWRWGRALLCGAAAVRGAERRMCAQADEWRSATSMYDFHARDIDGHDVALEQYRGFVCIVTNVASKUGKTPVNYTQLVDLHARYAEKGLRILAFPCNQFGKQEPGDEAQIKAFAEGYGVKFDMFSKIEVNGDGAHPLWKWMKEQPKGRGTLGNAIKWNFTKFLINREGQVVKRYSPMEDPYVMLPFISKVIEKELPAYL, translated from the exons ATGAGTTGGGGTTGGCGCTGGGGACGGGCGCTGCTGTGCGGAGCGGCGGCGGTgcggggagcggagcggagAATG TGCGCGCAAGCGGACGAGTGGCGCTCGGCCACCTCCATGTACGACTTCCACGCGCGGGACATCGACGGGCACGACGTGGCCTTGGAGCAGTACAg GGGCTTCGTCTGCATCGTCACCAACGTGGCGTCCAAATGAGGAAAGACCCCGGTGAATTACACTCAGCTCGTCGATCTGCACGCTCGATACGCTGAGAAGGGCTTACGGATCCTGGCCTTCCCCTGCAACCAATTCGGGAAGCAG GAGCCCGGGGACGAGGCGCAGATCAAGGCCTTTGCGGAGGGCTACGGGGTGAAGTTCGATATGTTCAGCAAAATTGAGGTTAATGGGGACGGCGCCCACCCGCTGTGGAAGTGGATGAAGGAACAGCCCAAGGGCCGGGGCACGCTGGGGAA TGCCATCAAGTGGAACTTCACTAAG TTTCTTATCAACCGCGAGGGCCAAGTGGTGAAGAGGTACAGCCCAATGGAGGATCCTTAT GTGATGCTCCCCTTCATCTCGAAGGTGATCGAGAAGGAGCTGCCCGCCTACCTGTAG
- the GPX4 gene encoding phospholipid hydroperoxide glutathione peroxidase isoform X2, with the protein MSWGWRWGRALLCGAAAVRGAERRMCAQADEWRSATSMYDFHARDIDGHDVALEQYRGFVCIVTNVASKUGKTPVNYTQLVDLHARYAEKGLRILAFPCNQFGKQEPGDEAQIKAFAEGYGVKFDMFSKIEVNGDGAHPLWKWMKEQPKGRGTLGNAIKWNFTKFLINREGQVVKRYSPMEDPYVIEKELPAYL; encoded by the exons ATGAGTTGGGGTTGGCGCTGGGGACGGGCGCTGCTGTGCGGAGCGGCGGCGGTgcggggagcggagcggagAATG TGCGCGCAAGCGGACGAGTGGCGCTCGGCCACCTCCATGTACGACTTCCACGCGCGGGACATCGACGGGCACGACGTGGCCTTGGAGCAGTACAg GGGCTTCGTCTGCATCGTCACCAACGTGGCGTCCAAATGAGGAAAGACCCCGGTGAATTACACTCAGCTCGTCGATCTGCACGCTCGATACGCTGAGAAGGGCTTACGGATCCTGGCCTTCCCCTGCAACCAATTCGGGAAGCAG GAGCCCGGGGACGAGGCGCAGATCAAGGCCTTTGCGGAGGGCTACGGGGTGAAGTTCGATATGTTCAGCAAAATTGAGGTTAATGGGGACGGCGCCCACCCGCTGTGGAAGTGGATGAAGGAACAGCCCAAGGGCCGGGGCACGCTGGGGAA TGCCATCAAGTGGAACTTCACTAAG TTTCTTATCAACCGCGAGGGCCAAGTGGTGAAGAGGTACAGCCCAATGGAGGATCCTTAT GTGATCGAGAAGGAGCTGCCCGCCTACCTGTAG